The Candida orthopsilosis Co 90-125, chromosome 3 draft sequence sequence GTCACGATTTTTAAGAAAGATTTTGGACAGGTGATTGGACAAGGATTCAGTGATCGTCATGCAGTCAAAGTCCAAGGTATACGAAGAAAATTAATGGGTAGAGCTAGAAACTGGTTGACCTCTAGTGCCTTGAAGGCAGATCACTCGTGGGTTTATTGGAGAGACGTAGATATAGAGACCTGTCCAGGAAATGTGATTGAAGAACTTATGCTGCATGATTATGATGTCATGGTTCCCAATGTCTGGCGTCCCTTGCCTACATTTTTGGGGAATGAACAACCATACGATTTGAACTCATGGATTGAGTCAGATGCAGCATTGGAACTTGCTAAAACATTGGCTGAAGATGATGTCATTGTCGAAGGGTATGCTGAATACCCCACATGGCGTGCCCATTTAGCCTATATTCGTGATCCAAATGGTAATCCTCGTGAAGTAGTTGATTTGGATGGTGTTGGAGGAGTATCAATTTTGGCCAGAGCCAAAATCTTTCGCCAAGGCGTCCACTTTCCAGCATTCACATTCTTGAACCATGCTGAGACTGAGGCGTTTGGAAAAATGGCCAAAAAAATGGGTTTCCGCGTTGGCGGTTTGCCTCATTACACAATTTGGCATATCTATGAACCCagtgaagatgatttgcaaaagatatcgaaattggaaagaagCCGAAGGAGGAAAGCTAAACATAGTTAATATAGATTTTGTACAATAAACGGAATAAAATAGAAGTTAATTGGAACTACTTTCACCTTTAATccgaaaaaaaaaggtaGTCGATTTATACATCAGTAGGAAGGCAGGATTTTTTAATCCACGTACTTATATCGTTTGATATAAATTACATTCAGAGATTGTTCACTCATCCATATTAGTTCATCATAATATAAATTCTTTGTGCAAATATTTTGACTTTACCTCCCAAAGCGAATCGAACCCAACAATTTTCAAGAGCTAGAAATTCTCTCAAAACTGTTGTTACGTTTACAAATCATTAAAGTCCAATACGCCATCGAGgtccaaaatttttaaattgatttatatGGGGAAGggattttgaatttttgaGCAAGTTAGGTTTGTTGTACCAGGTGATTTTTCGCAACCATTTAGTTGCTTTTAATCGAtaatccaattttttttagtATAGACACCTCAAGATACTAGCCTACTTTCATCTATGTCTTTGATTGAGTACTATGCATTCTTCTTAAATGCCTTAATCCAAGCTGCAATTCCATTTTGCACAATTCTGTCGCAAAAATTAACACTCTTCAAGACCTACTCATTTATTGCTAATAGCCTTCGCTAACTAAActaaaaagagaaaattcTAATACAACGCATAACCTAGAGCTAAAATCATGAATTTTGTGTTTATACCTACGGAAAATTTCCCTTTCTGGGTCCAAAATAGCCATCAGATGCATCAGCAACATCCAATCGAGACCCCGAAACTCTCATTTGGTAATCCAATCCGGAATAGGAAACGTTATTTCCCCACCAATCAATATCCTTCTCATGGTACTGCACTGCAAAGtaaatgatgatggaaGAGAATGCAATACCAGCATCAATACCTGTACCAAAAAGATAACTGTATTTCTGCCACCAAGCTTCATACTTGTGCTTCACATGGTGCATCATTGCATAGCCTAAGTACACTCCACCAGTGCTATAAGACAAATTTCCTGGAGCCCAGCCAATGAAACCACCCAAAAACACAGCAGGCTCAAAGTACTTGGTCCACTTCCTCGGCGCCAACTTCTTTATAGCCACACAAGCTAAACCAGCAAGAAACCCAATAAGGAAACAATATTTCAACACAGGGTATAGACCCCCAAATACCCTCTTTGGACCAATGACACCCCACAAAACAGATGCATTATAAAATGTAGTCGTACCGTAACAGAAGAACTTTTTGGAATTCTCTGGATCACAATAGTCTTTGATACCAGtaatttgataattcaAAATACCCAACTGGATAAAAGCAGTGGCGAATACAGACAACAACTGGGTTCTAAACATAGCACGAGGCGGGACTTTAGCATAATGTCCCATCTTCAAATCATAAGGGGTAAAAGTGTATCCGCTAAGTGAGAAACCTCCAAAGCATTCTTTTAAGAAAATTCTCAAAAGTTTAGTTCCAAAAATAAGAAAACATATACTATCAAAACTGCACCAACCAATTTCGAGAGGAGTGACAGAAAGGAAATAGAGCTACTTCCTTCTATCAAATTATTcctaattttttttgtagTCTAGATTTGCTGTTCAATCAGACACCCTAATCAAATGAAATATCGTCACTCTATGTATACGACTAGTCTAGCTTCTAGACCTGCTGATAATTACATCCACATGTATTATCGAATTCTCGCAAGTCAGGCTTGAAGCATCAGATTagatttttgttgatactgCCTTTTGTAGATTGTAGTgaatgaaagaaaaaaacaatgcTACCATTTCTAATAAGGAAGGTATCAAGAACTTTTGGGAGGTTCAACTCACAGTCAAATCcaacagttgaaaaagtattgaTTGAGAGCCCAGCTTAGGGTGTTCATTATTCTACATGTGGATTTTGTAAAAGTGCGATGGTTCCACCTAAAAAGATTTCTATCCAGATTTCTATCCAGATTTCTTTAAATCTCAAAATGACTTATCTCTCgtaaattcaaaatactCATCGATCTAGATCTCGGAATTCAATGATCCaccatttcaatttgaaagtacTGGGTTTTCGCCTAGAGTGTTACAACACACAAAACCCGTCTTAATtcagatttgaaatttttcgATTTCGAACGTTATTTTGTGTCTTGTACACAAAAACCTAAATTATAAGCAACTTTTGCAAGTACGTTGTTAGTTAATAGATCTTGTTTAGattatattgttgtttcagCCATGTCTGataatcaatttattgtAAGCTTATAGAGTTGGCACACATGGCCTATCTTGgtgtttttttgttttttgtgTTTTACTGGTTATGAGATTTATTTGTAttagaaatttttttgttgttatACGCATCGAGAGTAACATGTGGAGGAGGCAATCGGGGGGTAAAGACAGGGGAAGAGAAACAGAGAATCATCGGTATAGAATTCTGAGCTCTAGAGACTCTTCAAATTGTGCTTCTGTGGACACTAATCTCCAAAAAGTATCCTCTACCCAATCCAGTACCACCctaaattgaattttccCGAAATCACAATCCAACCCAATACTTCTCTGCTTGTtcattttttcatttacGGAAAATATTTTAATGCAGATCGGATTAATTTCcttttgaaactttatttttatatgcagtacaCACTTTTTGTGTACACTATCATATAGCCCAGCAGCATTTTCGAATTAGGAAATTTGTACCAGGAGTACCTTGCAAAGAACTGGTGgagaacaacaaaaaagaatgtTCAAGTAGTGCGTAGAGGAtcgattgaaaaaaaagggGATAGTTGATCAAGAACAGGAGTTGAGGTGTGTTTGTGTGTGACATTGGATGAATACACACCCTTCCCCACTGCGTGAGAACCAAAACATGGAAACCAAACAGGATTAGAGCATCAGTAAGACACCAAAGAGAAGTAAAATAAGAGGTATTTAATTAGAAGTGTATTCTGATGAGGGGATTGGTACGAAAAACGTGTGATAAGTCgatctttcttttgattccaatctcttttctttgcttttactttttttattatttttttctcaagACCCACCAACCACCAGCAAAAGTACGACCTAGTAATAAAGAATTTTGAAGCCTCGTTGCATAGATAGGAGAATAAACGTGGCTCTTGCATTGTTGCATGGTAGAAAGTGCTTACTTTATGACTGTATATGCCACATGGGGATTTGCCTTAATAAgcatttttcttttaccGTACTGGTATTAAAAGATGACACGTAACAAAAGTCCTCTGTTCAAAGGCTTTTGCAACATAGAGAAACAACATAAGGCGCCGTACATTCTTAAAAGCTTAAAGTACTAAAGTAATACAGTAACAAAGTACACTACCttattgaagttgaacaaTAATACACTACCCAATTACACAATAACACAGTACTAAAAATAagcaataaacaataaacaataaacaataaaacacGTTATTAttctttcatcaatcaaacaGTAAtaacagcagcagcagcagcagcaataGCAGCAGAGCATCAACATACCAAGACTTGTTATAGTAACTCGCTCCACATACTCTTCCAATATCACACCTACTAGTAGCAACAGAAGAACATTCTATATATCGTTCCAGATCTTGTACATtatatacaaaatacatgttttgaaaaacgTGTGCTTCTCAATTGGAGTGTGGTACTGTATATTGGACGAGTCTTTGTCtttcaatattttgtgTTAACTAcgtgtgtgtgtatgtgtgtNNNNNNNNNNNNNNNNNNNNNNNNNNNNNNNNNNNNNNNNNNNNNNNNNNNNNNNNNNNNNNNNNNNNNNNNNNNNNNNNNNNNNNNNNNNNNNNNNNNNNNNNNNNNNNNNNNNNNNNNNNNNNNNNNNNNNNNNNNNNNNNNNNNNNNNNNNNNNNNNNNNNNNNNNNNNNNNNNNNNNNNNNNNNNNNNNNNNNNNNNNNNNNNNNNNNNNNNNNNNNNNNNNNNNNNNNNNNNNNNNNNNNNNNNNNNNNNNNNNNNNNNNTCATTCACTTACGTTTCTCCCCATCTACACACAACCACTAATACTACTACAACTACTCATAAAATGAAAGGATTGATTTTAGTCGGAGGCTATGGTACTAGGTTAAGACCATTGACTTTAACTTTGCCTAAACCATTGGTTGAATTCGGTAACAGACCCATGattttgcatcaaattGAAGCTTTGGCTGCTGCTGGTGTCActgatattgttttggCTGTCAACTATAGGCCAGAAGTTATGGTTTCtactttgaagaaatatGAAGAAGAGTACGGTGTATCTATTACTTTTagtgttgaagaagagCCTTTGGGAACTGCTGGtcctttgaaattggccgaaaaagtattgaaaaaagataATTCTCCCTTTTTTGTCTTGAATAGTGATGTTATTTGTGAGTATCCTTTCAAGGAATTGGCTGATTTCCATAAAGCTCATGGTGCTGCTGGTACTATTGTTGCTACTAAAGTCGATGAGCCAAGTAAGTATGGTGTTATTGTCCACGATAGAGATACTCCCAATTTGATTGAcagatttgttgaaaaaccagttgaatttgttggtAATAGAATTAATGCTGGTTTATATATCTTGAATCCATCAgttattgatttaattgataTGAAACCAacctcaattgaaaaagaaactttCCCCATTCTCGTggaacaaaaacaattgtattcatttgatttagAAGGATTTTGGATGGATGTTGGTCAACCAAAAGATTTCCTTAGTGGAACTTGTTTATATTTGACTTCATTATCCAGAAAACATCCAGAAAGATTATCTactgaaaaatttgttaaaGATGGCAATGTTCTTATTGATCCATCGGCCAAGATTCATCCAAGTGCCTTAATTGGACCAAATGTAGTTATTGGTCctaatgttgttgttggtgagGGTGCTAGAATTAAAAGGTCAGTTCTTTTGGCCAACTCAAAAGTTAATGATCATGCTTGGGTTAATTCAACCATTGTTGGATGGAATTCGAGAATTGGTAAATGGGCAAGAACTGATGGTGTTACTGTATTGggtgatgatgttgaagttaAGAATGAAATC is a genomic window containing:
- a CDS encoding Opt5 oligopeptide transporter yields the protein MGHYAKVPPRAMFRTQLLSVFATAFIQLGILNYQITGIKDYCDPENSKKFFCYGTTTFYNASVLWGVIGPKRVFGGLYPVLKYCFLIGFLAGLACVAIKKLAPRKWTKYFEPAVFLGGFIGWAPGNLSYSTGGVYLGYAMMHHVKHKYEAWWQKYSYLFGTGIDAGIAFSSIIIYFAVQYHEKDIDWWGNNVSYSGLDYQMRVSGSRLDVADASDGYFGPRKGNFP
- a CDS encoding Srb1 protein (essential GDP-mannose pyrophosphorylase; similar parapsilosis CPAR2_807880 and C. albicans SRB1), whose amino-acid sequence is MKGLILVGGYGTRLRPLTLTLPKPLVEFGNRPMILHQIEALAAAGVTDIVLAVNYRPEVMVSTLKKYEEEYGVSITFSVEEEPLGTAGPLKLAEKVLKKDNSPFFVLNSDVICEYPFKELADFHKAHGAAGTIVATKVDEPSKYGVIVHDRDTPNLIDRFVEKPVEFVGNRINAGLYILNPSVIDLIDMKPTSIEKETFPILVEQKQLYSFDLEGFWMDVGQPKDFLSGTCLYLTSLSRKHPERLSTEKFVKDGNVLIDPSAKIHPSALIGPNVVIGPNVVVGEGARIKRSVLLANSKVNDHAWVNSTIVGWNSRIGKWARTDGVTVLGDDVEVKNEIYVNGAKVLPHKSISSNVEQESIIM